A section of the Salvelinus fontinalis isolate EN_2023a chromosome 33, ASM2944872v1, whole genome shotgun sequence genome encodes:
- the LOC129831790 gene encoding lysophosphatidic acid receptor 6-like — MVLCESKVCYIQWIVYVPTFMVGLPLNLAALWLLLFRMRRWTESTVYLSSLIINDSLLIFSLPFKMYAYEHTWGLSMGFCTFLESLVFVNIYGSIILSVCISGDRYVYLRFPINGKRLHSPRKAALVCLAVWVMVFAFTTPVYELHNKNNNDTRMDKGNENKCFQNFSSETWKKKWIIIAIETVFTISTVAMVFFSVRVMQILSDMRRLNPLDDKLRNNKSVKIVLSNLVAFLLCFIPYHVAAVVYFLAKNRTEDPNIINPLRDFVHISMCLGSVNCLTDGVCYYFILKENLLTASQERRRMSTRGNTVVRLREINQHPMDNIKVKEPGETGSDTQVNGDQLDLLDRCGLSPLGACRVESRVETLPL; from the coding sequence ATGGTACTGTGTGAAAGCAAAGTGTGCTATATACAGTGGATTGTCTATGTCCCCACGTTCATGGTGGGTCTTCCCCTCAACCTGGCCGCTCTGTGGCTCCTCCTCTTCAGGATGCGTCGATGGACTGAGTCCACGGTATACCTCAGCAGTCTGATCATCAACGACAGCCTTCTCATCTTCTCTCTGCCCTTCAAGATGTACGCCTATGAACACACCTGGGGTCTGAGCATGGGCTTCTGCACCTTCCTGGAGAGCCTGGTGTTCGTCAACatctatgggagcatcatactgaGCGTGTGCATCTCGGGCGACCGCTATGTTTATTTGCGGTTTCCAATCAATGGCAAGCGTCTGCACTCGCCACGGAAGGCTGCCCTGGTATGCCTGGCCGTGTGGGTGATGGTATTTGCTTTCACCACACCCGTCTATGAGCtccacaacaaaaacaacaacgacACCAGAATGGACAAAGGCAACGAGAACAAGTGTTTCCAGAACTTCTCCAGCGAAACCTGGAAGAAGAAATGGATCATCATCGCCATAGAGACAGTGTTCACAATCAGCACAGTTGCCATGGTGTTCTTCTCGGTGCGCGTGATGCAGATCCTGAGTGACATGCGGCGACTGAACCCGCTGGACGATAAGCTGCGGAACAACAAGTCTGTGAAAATCGTCCTGAGCAATCTGGTGGCCTTCCTCCTGTGCTTCATCCCCTACCACGTGGCCGCAGTCGTCTACTTCCTGGCCAAGAACCGCACGGAGGACCCGAATATCATCAACCCCCTCAGAGACTTCGTCCACATCAGCATGTGTCTGGGCAGCGTCAACTGTCTGACGGACGGGGTCTGCTACTACTTCATCCTGAAGGAGAACCTGCTGACTGCcagccaggagaggaggaggatgtccaCTAGAGGAAACACAGTGGTGAGGCTCAGGGAAATCAACCAGCATCCAATGGACAACATCAAGGTCAAGGAACCTGGAGAGACAGGCTCAGACACCCAGGTCAATGGAGATCAATTGGACTTGCTAGATAGATGTGGCTTATCCCCTCTTGGCGCCTGCAGAGTGGAGAGCAGGGTGGAGACGCTTCCCCTGTAG